In the genome of Mesosutterella faecium, the window ACCGCTCCGAGGTCACGCTGCTCACGGACCCGGCCATGCAGTTCCCGGTTTACCTCCCGCGCTCAGGAATTCGATGCGCGACCTCGTACACGCAGTCCGACCAGACGGTCGAGCTGCAGTTCGTACCGGCCGTAGCTGACATTCAGGAAGGTGACGCCGTGCAGACCTCCGGAATTGACGGAGTCTTTCCGCCGGGGATACCCGTCGGGAAGGTCACCCATGTGGAAAAGATCAGGGGCGATGCCTTCGCTCACGTCTGGGTCAGACTCTCGGCCTCGCCCTCTTTCGGCAGATATGTCATGGTGGCCCTCGTCAATGTTGACCCCGGCCATAGCGCGGGAACCGCACAAACAGAGAAAGTTGCGCCATGAACATTTTCTCCCGCCTGTTTTCCTCTCCGGCACCCTCCACTATCACTGAGCAGCCTAAGGCTTACATTCTTCTTCCCGCAAATCCTTTGTGGGTGGCGGCCTCGATCCTCATCAGCCTGCTGCTGAACATATTTCTCAAGCGCGCGGCCTGGGTGCCCGACTTTCTGGCCCTGACGCTTATCTTCTGGACCATGCGGCAGCCGAACTGGATCGGCATGGCCGTAGCCTTCATGCTCGGCATCGTCATGGACGTCCAGCAGGGCTCGCTGCTCGGGCAGCATGCCTTCGCCTACGTGGTGCTCTCGTACATGGTTCAGAAGGCCAGTCGGCGCCTTTTCTGGTTCCGCGCTCCGGCTCAGGCACTGCACCTGCTTCCCATGCTGCTGCTCACTCAGGTTCTGGTGCTTTTGGTCAGGAGCTGGGGAGAGCGCGCCTGGCCCGGCTGGAGCTGGTTTCTGTCCAGCGTGTTCTGCGCCCTGCTGTGGCCCCTGTGGAGCTGGATTCTCCTCATGCCCCAGAGAAAATCTAAAAATGACGAAACCAGCCCGCTTTAAGCCGGTTTCTGAACCGGAGGCGCGATGAGACTCTTTCGCCGCTTGTCATCGCTCGCCCCCCGCCAGAGAACCATCAGCTCGGTTGAATCAAACGCCGCTGAATTCAGGCGGAGGGCCATTTTCGCGCTCTGCTTCATTTTTTTCTGCTTTTCGCTGCTGGCGGCGCGATTCGTGTGGCTTCAGGTCATCCGGCACAACCAGTATTCTTCACAGGCGGAAAACAACCGCTCGGTTACGATTCCGTCACAGCCCTCGAGAGGGCTGATCCTGGATCGCAACGGCATCATTCTCGCAAGGAACTACTGGGCCTACTCCCTTGAAATCACTCCGTCCAAAACCGAGGAGAAGCTCAGCACCCTGATTGAGAGACTCTCCAGGGTCATTCCCATTTCTGCGACGGACCAGAAGCGCTTTAAACGGCTGCTCGCCGAATCCAAGCGCTTCGATCCCATCCCCATCAGGCTTGACCTGACGGAGTCCGAAATGGCCAGGTTTCTGGTGAATAAATGGCAGTTCCCCGGAGTGGAACTCGCCTCGAGGGAATTCAGGCAGTATCCCTTCGGTTCCCTCGGCGCCCATCTTCTCGGCTACATGGGACGGATATCCGAAGCCGACGAAAAGCGCATCGAGCAGGACGGACTGGAAGAGCAGTACCGCGGCGCCTACAACATCGGCAAGGTCGGCATTGAAAGAACCTATGAGAACGATCTGCGCGGAACCGTGGGCAAGTCTCTGCTTGAGGTCACGGCGGGCGGACGGCCAATTCGGTATCTGGCCTCAACCCCCTCGGTGCCCGGGAAAAACCTCACTCTATCCATAGATGTCAACCTTCAGAAGGTGGCGGAGCATGCCTTCGGCGGCAACAACGGCGCCCTGATCGCCATCGCCCCCTCCACGGGGGAAATCCTCGCCTTCGTGAGCAAGCCCACTTACGATCCGAACCTCTTTTTAAACGGCATCGACTACGAAACATGGAACAGCCTGAACACATCGCCTAGGAAGCCGTTGCTCAACCGCGCGATGCGGGGAATTTACCCGATCGGCTCGACCTACAAGCCGTTCATGGCGCTCGCCGGCCTCGAGAGCGGCGTCATCACTCCCTCCACCACCATAAACGATCAGGGCGTCTACGAACTCGGGGGGCACAAGTTCCGGGATGCCTCCAAGGTTCACAAGGGCATTCTGAATCTCAGGCGCTCCATCACGGTCTCCAGCGACGTCTACTACTACAAACTCGCCCATGATCTCGGAGCGGAAAAAATCCACGATTTTATGGAGCCCTGGGGGTTCGGACAGCTCACGGGCATAGACCTGCTCGGCGAGCAGAAAGGCGTGCTGCCCAATGCGGAATGGAAAATGAAGCAGTTTCACAAGCCTTGGCTAGCTGGTGACACCATTTCCCTCGGCATCGGACAGGGCTATAACGCCTTCACCCTGCTGCAGCTGTCGCATGCCGTAGCCACACTGGCCAACAGGGGAGTGTCCCTGCAGCCTCATCTGGTCAAGGCGATCTTCGATCCGGCAACACAGAAAACCCAGCCGGTCACGTCCAGCTACAGGAAAGTGATGCCCGCCTCAAGAAAAAACATTGAGTTCATCATCGACGCCATGACCACCGTCACCCGCGAAGGAACCGCGGCCGGCGCCTTCAGAGGAGCGCCCTATGTAGCAGCCGGGAAAACCGGCACGGCTCAGGTCGTCGGCATTGCCCAAGGCCAGAAATACAATGCGGCGGCCCTGGCTAAGGCTCACCGCGACCATGGTCTGTTCATCTCCTTCGCACCGGCGGCCTCCCCCAGAATTGCCATGGCGGTTCTGGTGGAAAACGGGGGATGGGGAGCCGGTTCCGCCGCTCCTATCGCGCGCACCGTTTTGGACTACTGGCTGCTTGGCAGAAATTCTTTAGGACTGCCGCCGCCGGCTTACCTGCAGAAGCCCGCCGGCCCCGCATCTTCCTCAAAAGAGGCGCAGCAATGAATTTTGACACCAGGCTTTTGCGAAGATTCTGGAGCAGCTTTCTGGAGCGGCTGGCCCGGATGGACTTCGCGCTTGCCATCGTCGTCGCCATCCTCACGCTGACCGGTTTCATGACCCTTTTCTCCGCCGGCTACAGCTATCCCTGGCGCATCGCAGACCAGGCGCGCAACATTCTTATCGCTCTGGTCGTGCTGGTGATATTCGCAAACATCCATCCGCGCTATCTGATGAAAATGGCTTTGCCGCTTTATCTGGTAGGCGTACTGCTTCTTGTCGCCACCCTGGTGGCCGGCACCACCATCAAAGGAGCCACTCGCTGGCTTAACATCGGCTTTACTCAGATCCAGCCCTCCGAAATCATGAAAATCGCGCTTCCCATGATGCTGGCATGGTTCTTCCACACACGGCAGGAAAGCATTTCGGGAAGGGACTTTGCCATAGCGGCGGTGATTATTGCGGTGCCTGTCGCGCTGATACTGAAGCAGCCTGACATGGGAACGGCCATACTGGTGGCCGCCGCCGGCGCGTCTGTTGTCTTTTTCTCGGGGCTGCCATGGAGATGGCTTTTCGCAATCCTGGGCACCGCCCTCGCTTCCCTTCCCATCATTTGGACCTTCATGCGGGATTACCAGAGACAGAGGGTACTCACGCTGCTTGATCCCACCACGGACCCGCTGGGAAAAGGCTTCCACACCCTCCAGGCGTTAATCGCCATCGGCTCGGGCGGCGTTTTCGGCAAAGGATGGATGGAAGGCACTCAGGCTCACCTGGACTTTATCCCGGAGCGAACCAGTGACTTTCTCTTTGCGGTCTTTTCAGAAGAATTCGGGCTTGTCGGCAATCTGTTTCTCCTGGCTACCTACTTCGCGCTCATCTGCATCTCGATGCGAATCGCCATCAATGCCTCCAACACCTTTTCGAAACTGCTGGCCGGTGCGATCACCGTTATTTTTTTCACGTACACGTTTGTCAACATGGGCATGGTGAGCGGGATTCTTCCTGTCGTAGGCGTTCCGCTGCCTTTCATGAGCTATGGCGGAACCGCCCTTCTGACCTTAGGCACCTGCACGGGCATGCTGATGGCTATATCCGCCAACAAGAAATATAAAGATGACTGAGATTATGCGAAGGCTGTTGGCGGCAGGCGTCCTGCCCCTTGTACTGGTTCTGGCATCATGCTCCACCACCCGCTCGCCAGACCAGCCTGTCCGCAGCAGCACCGAAATACCGCCGTCGCCAGCCGGGACGGCCCCGTCCCCTGCCGGGGCCCCTATGATAGGAACTCTTCCGAAGGTGGAAAAACCGGCCAGGGGCGCCAACCGCCCCTATGTGGTGCTGGGCAAGCGCTATGTCCCCATCACCGGCGATCAGCCGCTTAGGGAGCGGGGCATAGGATCCTGGTACGGACGGCAGTTCCACGGCAAGAAGACCTCCATAGGGGAGACTTTCAACATGTATGCCGTTTCCGCCGCCCACAAGACAATGGAGCTGCCCAGCTACGCAAAAGTCACCAATCTTGAGAACGGGAAAAGCATCATTCTGAGAGTCAACGACCGAGGTCCTTTTTTCGGAGATCGGATCATCGACCTGTCCTATGAAGCCGCCCGGCGCCTGGGATACGCGGAGAAGGGAACCGCACGTGTCGAGGTCGAGCGTATTACGATGGCTGAAATTGCAAGCGGATCATGGCGCAGCGGAGCGCTGGCATCCGGAACGCTTCAGGCCAGCACCGAAACCGCCCAGAATGTTCCTAGCCAGAGCATCCAGCCGGATCGCCGCACCAGAAGCTGGGCCGTGCAGATCGGTGCCTTTTCCAGTGCTGACAATGCGAGGGCCTGGTCGGCACACGCCGAGGCCCTGCTGTCTGCTTACGGATACCAAAGGTCCTACGCCACCCGGATCGTGAAGTCCTCGGACGGCCTGTACCGGGTCATGGCCGGGCAGTATCAGGGGCATGACGGCGCCGCTCAGGCCTCCGCGGAAATTTCGCAGATTATCGGGAGCAGGGCGTTCCCGTCTCAGCGCTGAGTATAAAAATGGACTATTCAAGCATTCTTCAGCAGGTCAGTTGTTTCTGGGATTCGCAGGCTCAGCCGGCGCTTGAAACGTTTGTAAGCAGAAAGTCGCTGTCGCCGGGATTCGATGCCAAGTGGCGCGAGAACGGCGTTCTTCTGCAGGTGTGCCGGGAAGCGGCCGCGTTTGGGAAAAAGCATTTTGGCGAGGCAAACTTTTCAGTCCTGCAGGATGAGGGACGCTCGCCCAGTCTGTTTTTCTCCATCGAGCCGACCGGCCGGTTCAGGGAAAACTCAGAAAACACCGTCTTTTTCTACGGCCACTTGGATAAACAGCCGGAAGCCAGCGGCTGGAGCGCAGGGCTTTCCGCATGGCAGGCCGTTGTTCGGGACGGCAGGCTCTACGGCAGAGGATGCGCCGACGACGGTTATTCCTTCTACGGGGCGATGACTGCGATACGGGCTCTGGAATACGAAGGCATTCCGCACCCGCGCTGCGTCGGTTTTTTCGAAACTCGCGAAGAAACCGGGTCAAATGATGTTGACTATTACCTTGCAAAGCTCAGGTCCCGCTGCGGCAGCCCGAGGATTGTTTTTGTATTGGACTCTGGCGCCGGCAGCTACCGGCAGCTGTGGCTGACAAACTCCGTCCGCGGCACGCTGTCCACCAACCTGACCGTCAAAATCCTCCGGCACGCCGTCCACAGCGGCGAAGCTGGCGGCATCGTCCCCGGCACATTCGATGCACTGCGCATTCTTCTGGATCGCCTGACAGACCCCTTGACCGGTCATTTCCGGCTCTCCTGCTTCAACCCGCCCATCCCGGAGCGCAGGCTGGAGGAGATCAAAAGCGCCTCCAAGTTCCTTGGAGAGGATTACCTGAAGCGCTTTCCCTGGTGCCCGGGCCTTAACGGGGCGCCCACCCGTCCCTATGAAGACCTGGTCGAGAAGGCAGTAACCGCCCAGACGTGGAAGTCATCGCTTTCGATCATCGGAGCCGGCGGCCTGCCGTCCCCCGCGGAGGCTGCCAACGTTCAGCTGCCCCAGACTACCCTGCGTCTGTCCATCCGTATTCCACCTGCCGCCGACCCTGAGGAGTCTCTGCGACAGATGACAAAAGAGCTCACCCGCGATCCGCCTTTCAACGCGTCCGTCTCCTTTTCAGACTCCGAGGCCCTTCCCGGCTGGCAGGCTCCGGAAGAGGCTCCCTGGTTCTCCCGTGCCTGCGACCAGGCGTCGCTGGCACTCTGGGGGCTTCCCGCGCTTCGGAAGGGTGAGGGCGGATCCATTCCGATCCTTAATCTTTTCTCTAGCCTTTTCCCGCGCGCTCAATTTGCCGTCACCGGCGTCCTCGGACCGGGCTCCAATGCACACGGCCCTGATGAAAGCCTTGACATAGGCTATACGCGCAAGTTCCTCGCCTGCATCAGCTCGATACTTGCGAACGTTCCGGAGTAAAAATGCGCCGCGACACTGTTACTCAGGTCATCGTAGATTACGGTGACTTTGAAGAAAATTTCGCCACCCCTCTTGAAGCCCAGATGTTCATCACAGCCTATGAAGATGAGTATGGCCTCCCGCGCGCAGCCTGGCTGGAAGACATGAGCGGCAACAAGAAATGGGACTACAAAGTCCTTGAGGATGAATCAGGCAACATCGTCCTATCAGAAGACTGAGCTGCCGGCCCGCGCTGAATGCGCGGACCGTGGCTACAGCTCAGGAGCCTGCGTTTATCAAAGGAACAGCCGATAGGCCGGGTTGGACGTTTCATCTACATAGGGATATCCCAGATTGTCCAGGAACTGTTGAAACCTGGCATCATCCTCGGGAGGAACCTGAATCCCGGCCAGGACGCGTCCGTAATCGGAACCATTGTTCCTGTAATGGAAAAGGGATATGTTCCACGCAGGATTAAGCGCGGTCAAAAAGACCATCAGTGCCCCGGGGTATTCAGGGAATTCAAATCGATAAAGCCTCTCGTTGACGGCCAGCGGGCTCTTGCCGCCCACCATGTGCCGCAGATGCAGTTTTGCGAGCTCATCGTGGGTGAGGTTGAGGCACTTAAGGCCCGCCCGCTGGAACAGCGACACGAGCTTCTCGTCATCTCCGGAACTTATCGTCTGGATTCCGACAAAAATCTGAGCTTCTTTCTCGGCGGAAATACGATAGTTGAATTCGGTGATGTTCCTTTCGCCGAGCAGCTTGCAGAATTTCCGATAAGAGCCCCTTTCCTCCGGAATCGTGACGGCAAACATCGCCTCCTTTTCCTCGCCCATGGCCGCGCGTTCTGTCACAAACCTCAGGCGCTCGAAGTTCATATTTGCGCCGCTGTTGACGGCTACCAGCGTTTTGCCGCGAATGCTGTTGCGCCGCGTCCACGCCTTGATGCCGGCTACGCCAAGAGCTCCCGCAGGCTCGACGATGGAGCGAGTGTCGTCGAAAATATCCTTGATGGCCGCGCACACCTCATCGGAATCCACCAGAACGATGTCATCCACATACTGCTGGCATATGCGGAACGTTTCATCTCCCACCTGCTTGACCGCCGTGCCGTCGGAGAAAAGCCCGACCTGCGGAAGAAACACCGGATGCTTCTCTTCCAGCGAACGCTTCATGGCGCAGGAATCTTTCGTCTGCACGCCGATCACCTGGATTTCCGGATAGAGCGCCTTGATGTAGGCAGCGATGCCGGAGATCAGACCTCCGCCCCCGACGGCGGCAAAGATGGCGTCAATCTGATCGCCGTCCGAAGGCTGATACTGGTGCAGCAGCTCCATGGCGATGGTGCCCTGTCCGGCAATGACGTCAGGATCGTTGAAAGGGTGCACGAACACCAGTCCCCGCTCACGCTGGAGCCGGGCCGCGCATTCAGCTGATTCGCTGTAGGAGCGCCCTTCCTGAATCACCTCTACAAACCTGCCCCCAAACCTCTTCACAGCCTCGACCTTAACGGACGGAGTCGTGATGGGCATGCAGATCACCGCCTTGCACTGCAGCCTGTTGGCCGCAAGGGCCACGCCCTGGGCATGGTTGCCCGCCGAGGCCGTAATCACGCCGCAGCTTCTTTCCTCAGGCGACAGATGAACCATCCGGTTGTAGGCCCCTCTGAGTTTGAAAGAGAAAACCGGCTGCAGATCCTCCCTCTTAAGAAGAACCTTGTTGCCCAGTTTGTCAGACAGATGCGCTGCATAGTCAAGGGGTGATTCGTGCGCGACGTCATAGACTCTCGCCTTCAGGATTCGGCGAAGATATTCCTGTGCCAGCATGGAGGTGTCCTATAAAAAATTTTCTTAATGATACTCTTCACAAAATCATTTCTTGAATATATATACTTTTATATATTATCAGGATCTGAGAAATTCGAATTTATACATAAAAGAATTAATAAATAACAAAAAAAGCCGGATTACGTCAATTTCCACCAAAACGGTACACCGAGTCCCTCAAAGCTCGTCTTACGGGGTGAATATTTTCAACATCCTCACCCCGTAAGCCCCCATCCTAGTCACCGGATTTCGGTGCTTTTCGGTGCTGCCGCAGACTTGTTTTTGAAACTGTGAATCCTGCCTTGGCGATAGCGGCCTCTCGAGCCAGTGTCTTCCGGTTCTTGCTACCCTTCGGACGACCGGGACCGCGTTTGACCGGTTCATTCATCAGACGTTCCGCATCTTTCTGCTTTTCTCGTTCGATGGTTGCCTTGTTCCGGCTTCCCTTCGGGCGGCCGGGGCCACGTTTGATCGGCGCGACATTTTGAAGCTGTTCAGCTTCCCGCTGTTCACGTTCTATCGTTGACCGGTTTTTACTTCCCTTGGGTCGCCCGGGCTTACGCTTCGGCTTCGGCTCGATCCCTTCAGCCTTTTCCCGTTCCATCCTCTCAATGGTCTTTTTGTTAAGACTGCCTTTCGGACGTCCGGGACCGCGCTTGGGCAAACCGGATAAGCCGGCCTGCTTCCCCTGCAGTTCCGCAGCCTTTTGAGCTTCTGTTTTAGGCGGCCGCCCGCGGCCGCGTTTTACAACTTCCGGAAGCTTGCGTACCTGTGCATAGACAGGTCCTGCGTTCTGCTCATTGATTTCGTTGGCCAAGAACTGCCAGTGCTCTGATCGGATTCCGAATGCTTCCAGAAGCGCCTTCAGTGCGTTCGAATGCTTGAGAATCGCTCGATACGATCCGTCCGGCGCAAGGAGGCAATACAGGCTGTCGAGCT includes:
- the mrdA gene encoding penicillin-binding protein 2, coding for MRLFRRLSSLAPRQRTISSVESNAAEFRRRAIFALCFIFFCFSLLAARFVWLQVIRHNQYSSQAENNRSVTIPSQPSRGLILDRNGIILARNYWAYSLEITPSKTEEKLSTLIERLSRVIPISATDQKRFKRLLAESKRFDPIPIRLDLTESEMARFLVNKWQFPGVELASREFRQYPFGSLGAHLLGYMGRISEADEKRIEQDGLEEQYRGAYNIGKVGIERTYENDLRGTVGKSLLEVTAGGRPIRYLASTPSVPGKNLTLSIDVNLQKVAEHAFGGNNGALIAIAPSTGEILAFVSKPTYDPNLFLNGIDYETWNSLNTSPRKPLLNRAMRGIYPIGSTYKPFMALAGLESGVITPSTTINDQGVYELGGHKFRDASKVHKGILNLRRSITVSSDVYYYKLAHDLGAEKIHDFMEPWGFGQLTGIDLLGEQKGVLPNAEWKMKQFHKPWLAGDTISLGIGQGYNAFTLLQLSHAVATLANRGVSLQPHLVKAIFDPATQKTQPVTSSYRKVMPASRKNIEFIIDAMTTVTREGTAAGAFRGAPYVAAGKTGTAQVVGIAQGQKYNAAALAKAHRDHGLFISFAPAASPRIAMAVLVENGGWGAGSAAPIARTVLDYWLLGRNSLGLPPPAYLQKPAGPASSSKEAQQ
- a CDS encoding septal ring lytic transglycosylase RlpA family protein gives rise to the protein MIGTLPKVEKPARGANRPYVVLGKRYVPITGDQPLRERGIGSWYGRQFHGKKTSIGETFNMYAVSAAHKTMELPSYAKVTNLENGKSIILRVNDRGPFFGDRIIDLSYEAARRLGYAEKGTARVEVERITMAEIASGSWRSGALASGTLQASTETAQNVPSQSIQPDRRTRSWAVQIGAFSSADNARAWSAHAEALLSAYGYQRSYATRIVKSSDGLYRVMAGQYQGHDGAAQASAEISQIIGSRAFPSQR
- the rodA gene encoding rod shape-determining protein RodA yields the protein MNFDTRLLRRFWSSFLERLARMDFALAIVVAILTLTGFMTLFSAGYSYPWRIADQARNILIALVVLVIFANIHPRYLMKMALPLYLVGVLLLVATLVAGTTIKGATRWLNIGFTQIQPSEIMKIALPMMLAWFFHTRQESISGRDFAIAAVIIAVPVALILKQPDMGTAILVAAAGASVVFFSGLPWRWLFAILGTALASLPIIWTFMRDYQRQRVLTLLDPTTDPLGKGFHTLQALIAIGSGGVFGKGWMEGTQAHLDFIPERTSDFLFAVFSEEFGLVGNLFLLATYFALICISMRIAINASNTFSKLLAGAITVIFFTYTFVNMGMVSGILPVVGVPLPFMSYGGTALLTLGTCTGMLMAISANKKYKDD
- the mreD gene encoding rod shape-determining protein MreD, giving the protein MNIFSRLFSSPAPSTITEQPKAYILLPANPLWVAASILISLLLNIFLKRAAWVPDFLALTLIFWTMRQPNWIGMAVAFMLGIVMDVQQGSLLGQHAFAYVVLSYMVQKASRRLFWFRAPAQALHLLPMLLLTQVLVLLVRSWGERAWPGWSWFLSSVFCALLWPLWSWILLMPQRKSKNDETSPL
- the ilvA gene encoding threonine ammonia-lyase, biosynthetic, translated to MLAQEYLRRILKARVYDVAHESPLDYAAHLSDKLGNKVLLKREDLQPVFSFKLRGAYNRMVHLSPEERSCGVITASAGNHAQGVALAANRLQCKAVICMPITTPSVKVEAVKRFGGRFVEVIQEGRSYSESAECAARLQRERGLVFVHPFNDPDVIAGQGTIAMELLHQYQPSDGDQIDAIFAAVGGGGLISGIAAYIKALYPEIQVIGVQTKDSCAMKRSLEEKHPVFLPQVGLFSDGTAVKQVGDETFRICQQYVDDIVLVDSDEVCAAIKDIFDDTRSIVEPAGALGVAGIKAWTRRNSIRGKTLVAVNSGANMNFERLRFVTERAAMGEEKEAMFAVTIPEERGSYRKFCKLLGERNITEFNYRISAEKEAQIFVGIQTISSGDDEKLVSLFQRAGLKCLNLTHDELAKLHLRHMVGGKSPLAVNERLYRFEFPEYPGALMVFLTALNPAWNISLFHYRNNGSDYGRVLAGIQVPPEDDARFQQFLDNLGYPYVDETSNPAYRLFL
- a CDS encoding M20/M25/M40 family metallo-hydrolase — protein: MDYSSILQQVSCFWDSQAQPALETFVSRKSLSPGFDAKWRENGVLLQVCREAAAFGKKHFGEANFSVLQDEGRSPSLFFSIEPTGRFRENSENTVFFYGHLDKQPEASGWSAGLSAWQAVVRDGRLYGRGCADDGYSFYGAMTAIRALEYEGIPHPRCVGFFETREETGSNDVDYYLAKLRSRCGSPRIVFVLDSGAGSYRQLWLTNSVRGTLSTNLTVKILRHAVHSGEAGGIVPGTFDALRILLDRLTDPLTGHFRLSCFNPPIPERRLEEIKSASKFLGEDYLKRFPWCPGLNGAPTRPYEDLVEKAVTAQTWKSSLSIIGAGGLPSPAEAANVQLPQTTLRLSIRIPPAADPEESLRQMTKELTRDPPFNASVSFSDSEALPGWQAPEEAPWFSRACDQASLALWGLPALRKGEGGSIPILNLFSSLFPRAQFAVTGVLGPGSNAHGPDESLDIGYTRKFLACISSILANVPE